In the Astatotilapia calliptera chromosome 5, fAstCal1.2, whole genome shotgun sequence genome, one interval contains:
- the LOC113021667 gene encoding tumor necrosis factor ligand superfamily member 14-like has translation MADTGVELDRLVAAVPQNPDEQQKDDKLAQTLLFVLLTVVLYGIAAQAFFINLLYHRELAVSRLNNRSEQDGRIRGFAHLTGGSVQENEVMLWHINNLTVLSGMAYKDGRLEVQEEGFYYVYSKVCFSDHGLWNQSPDFFHHFVMKSAHLHGNHYTLMQSQKELRVNSSDLNNSFLGGLFHLHKGDGIFVRIRTNLNILQYNVSEHFFGAFMM, from the exons ATGGCGGacactggtgtggaactggacAGACTTGTTGCTGCAGTGCCCCAGAATCCAGATGAGCAACAAAAAGATGACAAATTGGCACAAACGCTGCTGTTTGTCCTCCTGACTGTAGTGCTGTATGGCATTGCTGCACAGGCTTTTTTTATTAACCTGCTTTACCACCGTGAATTG GCTGTCTCAAGACTGAACAACAGATCAG AACAAGATGGTAGAATCCGTGGTTTTGCACATCTGACAG GCGGGTCGGTTCAAGAAAACGAGGTGATGCTTTGGCATATAAATAATCTGACTGTTCTCAGCGGCATGGCCTACAAAGATGGTAGGCTTGAAGTTCAGGAGGAGGGATTTTACTATGTGTATTCCAAGGTTTGCTTTAGTGACcatgggctctggaaccagtcacCTGATTTTTTTCACCACTTTGTTATGAAATCTGCTCACCTACATGGAAATCATTATACCCTCATGCAGTCACAGAAAGAGTTACGGGTGAACTCAAGCGACTTAAACAACAGCTTTCTGGGTGgactttttcatttgcataAAGGTGACGGAATTTTTGTGAGGATAAGGACgaatttaaacattttgcaATATAATGTTTCTGAACATTTCTTTGGTGCATTCATGATGTAG
- the gmppb gene encoding mannose-1-phosphate guanylyltransferase catalytic subunit beta, which produces MKALILVGGYGTRLRPLTLSVPKPLVEFCNKPILLHQVEALVKAGVDHVVLAVSYMSELLEREMRVQEQRLGIRISLSHEKEPLGTAGPLALARDLLNDDSEPFFVLNSDVICDFPFKDLLQFHRNHGKEGTIVVTRVEEPSKYGVVVYEADSGRIHRFVEKPQVFVSNKINAGMYIFNPSMLSRIQLRPTSIEKEIFPVMAGEGQLYAMELQGFWMDIGQPKDFLTGMCMYLQSVRQHAPERLRTGPGFLGNVLVDPTAQIGENCTIGPNVTIGAGVVVEDGVRIKRCTVLKGSRVRSHSWLESCIVGWSSSVGQWVRMENVTVLGEDVIVNDELYLNGANVLPHKSINESVPEPRIIM; this is translated from the exons ATGAAGGCTTTGATCCTGGTGGGGGGGTACGGGACCCGACTGCGACCGCTCACCCTGAGCGTCCCAAAACCCCTCGTGGAGTTCTGCAACAAACCCATCCTGCTGCACCAGGTGGAGGCACTGGTTAAA GCTGGGGTGGACCATGTGGTTCTGGCAGTGAGCTACATGTCAGAGCTCCtggagagagagatgagagtGCAGGAGCAGAGA cTCGGGATTCGTATCTCTCTGTCTCATGAGAAGGAGCCTCTGGGAACAG CGGGTCCCCTGGCGTTGGCTCGAGACTTGCTGAATGATGACAGTGAGCCGTTCTTCGTTCTCAACTCGGACGTCATCTGTGATTTTCCATTCAAAGATCTGCTGCAGTTCCACCGCAACCACGGCAAGGAGGGAACCATTGTG GTAACACGGGTGGAAGAGCCCTCTAAGTACGGTGTGGTGGTGTATGAGGCGGACAGCGGGAGGATCCATCGCTTTGTGGAGAAACCACAGGTCTTTGTCTCCAACAAAATTAATGCCGGCATGTACATCTTCAATCCCAGCATGCTCAGCAGGATCCAG CTGAGACCAACATCCattgaaaaagaaatatttcctGTCATGGCAGGGGAGGGACAGCTGTATGCCATGGAGCTGCAAG GTTTCTGGATGGACATCGGCCAGCCTAAAGACTTCCTGACAGGGATGTGTATGTACCTCCAGTCAGTACGACAACACGCACCTGAGAGATTACGCACAGGCCCCGGTTTCCTCGGCAACGTCTTGGTT GATCCCACAGCACAGATCGGGGAGAACTGCACCATCGGCCCGAATGTTACCATCGGCGCCGGCGTTGTCGTGGAGGACGGCGTGAGGATAAAGAGGTGCACGGTGCTGAAAGGGTCAAGGGTTCGATCGCACTCGTGGCTGGAGAGCTGCATCGTGGGGTGGAGCTCGTCAGTCGGCCAGTGG GTGCGTATGGAGAATGTGACGGTGCTGGGGGAGGACGTGATCGTCAATGATGAGCTTTACCTGAACGGTGCCAACGTCCTGCCTCACAAATCCATCAACGAGTCAGTCCCGGAGCCGCGAATCATCATGTAG